In Candidatus Bathyarchaeota archaeon, one genomic interval encodes:
- a CDS encoding 30S ribosomal protein S30e, with translation MPTHGSLTKAGKVKSQTPKIQGKVRKSPSPRVRSRRVYEKRIITGRKSGQNWMRLR, from the coding sequence TTGCCAACTCACGGTTCATTAACTAAAGCAGGAAAAGTAAAAAGTCAAACACCAAAAATTCAAGGTAAAGTTAGGAAATCTCCATCCCCTAGAGTCAGATCAAGGAGAGTCTACGAGAAGAGGATTATTACTGGGCGAAAGTCGGGACAGAATTGGATGAGATTGAGATAA